One genomic window of Desulfovibrio subterraneus includes the following:
- a CDS encoding acetate--CoA ligase family protein, with the protein MSAPQLAIDYEAITELFHTAHAEGRNFLYEYEVYTLLSRSGAETPPRANLIPRGSRPSDEELMAIPGDKAVLKIVSPTIVHKTEVGGVRIVEREPDRIRSAWRRMLYEVPENYAAWIERYPDAAPAEYRGLSGEVLADAISRDLKGVLQVQFMPPDSSAFGNELIVGLRRTREFGMVLSAGLGGTDTELYAERFRKGQAIVAASTELTDGETFFSLFRQTISYRKLAGLTRGQRRIVTDEQLIECFESFIRMANHYSPANPDAPFIIEELEINPFAFTDFLMVPLDGMCRFSLPEQLAVPRPVHRIDALLHPKTIGLIGVSATRENFGRTILRNILAEGFAPENVVIIREGEESIDGVTCVPSLRELPAHMNGSVDLFVVAVSARQVPDLVEEIIDLNAAASVMLIPGGMGETEESRTRAEQVIARINAVHATEHGGPVFLGANCMGVVSRPGKYDTWFIPEEKLPKERSGDYRRAALVSQSGAFMLHRISQCPELRPAYMISMGNQTDLTLGDMLRYFAHSDAVDVIAVYAEGFNDQDGLEFCRAVREAVLAGKEVLFYKAGRTPEGKSATSGHTASLAGDFMVCDSCVRQAGAIVARTFTQFQDLFLLAETLHDKTIRGNRLAAVSGAGFEAVGMADSIHSDDYAMRLASYAPSTREALQTLLREKRLDALVGIANPMDINPAADDETHARVAASMLQDPNVDAVLVGLDPLSPAMHTLAQTSTPAYALDDPLGIAPRMAALAAESDKPLVCVADGGVLYAPLRNTLHAAGVPVFPVCDRAVDALAQYIQARLQMENIRSRQQATTGVTCVRGACHSKNVKSEAEQ; encoded by the coding sequence ATGTCCGCACCGCAGCTTGCCATTGATTACGAAGCCATTACCGAACTGTTTCATACCGCCCACGCAGAAGGCCGCAACTTTCTGTACGAGTATGAGGTATACACCCTGCTTTCCCGCTCGGGCGCGGAAACGCCGCCACGTGCCAACCTTATTCCGCGCGGCTCACGCCCTTCCGATGAAGAGCTGATGGCCATTCCCGGTGACAAGGCCGTGCTGAAAATCGTATCGCCCACCATTGTCCACAAGACAGAAGTGGGCGGCGTGCGCATTGTGGAACGCGAGCCGGACCGCATACGCTCCGCATGGCGCAGAATGCTCTACGAGGTGCCGGAAAACTACGCCGCGTGGATTGAACGCTACCCCGATGCGGCACCGGCTGAATATCGCGGGCTTTCCGGCGAGGTGCTTGCGGACGCCATAAGCCGTGACCTCAAAGGCGTGTTGCAGGTGCAGTTCATGCCGCCCGATTCCAGCGCCTTCGGCAACGAGCTTATCGTGGGCCTGCGGCGCACGCGGGAATTCGGCATGGTGCTCAGTGCGGGCCTTGGCGGCACAGATACGGAACTCTATGCAGAACGCTTCCGCAAGGGGCAGGCCATTGTTGCCGCCTCCACGGAGCTGACAGACGGCGAAACCTTTTTCAGCCTGTTCCGCCAGACCATTTCCTACCGCAAGTTGGCGGGGCTTACGCGGGGTCAGCGCAGAATCGTCACCGACGAGCAACTTATCGAATGCTTCGAGTCCTTCATCCGCATGGCCAACCACTACTCGCCGGCAAATCCTGATGCGCCCTTCATCATCGAAGAACTGGAAATAAACCCCTTCGCCTTCACCGACTTTCTCATGGTGCCGCTCGACGGCATGTGCCGCTTCTCGCTGCCTGAGCAACTGGCAGTGCCGCGTCCCGTGCACCGCATAGATGCCCTGCTGCACCCGAAGACCATCGGGCTGATCGGTGTTTCCGCCACCCGCGAGAACTTCGGGCGCACCATACTGCGCAACATTCTTGCCGAAGGCTTTGCCCCGGAGAACGTGGTCATCATCCGCGAGGGTGAAGAATCCATAGACGGCGTGACATGCGTTCCTTCCCTGCGCGAACTGCCCGCACACATGAACGGCTCTGTCGATCTTTTCGTGGTGGCGGTTTCTGCCAGGCAGGTGCCGGACCTTGTGGAAGAGATCATAGACCTGAACGCAGCGGCCAGCGTCATGCTCATTCCCGGCGGCATGGGCGAGACGGAAGAAAGCCGCACCCGCGCCGAACAGGTTATCGCCCGCATCAACGCGGTGCACGCCACCGAGCACGGAGGGCCGGTCTTTCTGGGAGCCAACTGCATGGGCGTGGTATCGCGCCCGGGCAAATATGACACATGGTTCATACCCGAAGAAAAGCTGCCCAAGGAACGCAGCGGCGACTACCGCCGCGCGGCGCTCGTGAGCCAGAGCGGCGCCTTCATGCTGCACCGCATAAGCCAGTGCCCCGAACTGCGTCCCGCCTACATGATATCCATGGGCAACCAGACGGACCTGACGCTGGGCGACATGCTGCGCTATTTCGCGCACAGTGATGCCGTGGACGTGATTGCCGTCTACGCCGAAGGCTTCAATGATCAGGACGGGCTGGAATTCTGCCGTGCCGTGCGCGAAGCCGTGCTGGCGGGCAAGGAAGTGTTGTTCTACAAGGCTGGGCGCACGCCGGAAGGCAAGTCCGCCACCAGCGGGCACACGGCATCGCTTGCCGGAGACTTCATGGTCTGCGACAGCTGCGTGCGGCAGGCCGGAGCCATAGTCGCCCGCACCTTCACGCAGTTTCAGGACCTCTTTCTGCTGGCCGAAACCCTGCACGACAAGACCATACGCGGCAACAGGCTCGCGGCTGTCAGCGGCGCAGGGTTTGAAGCGGTGGGCATGGCGGACTCCATCCATTCCGACGACTACGCCATGCGGCTGGCCAGTTATGCGCCCTCCACGCGCGAGGCTTTGCAGACCCTGCTGCGTGAAAAGAGACTGGATGCGCTGGTGGGCATAGCCAATCCCATGGACATCAACCCCGCAGCCGATGACGAAACCCATGCACGCGTGGCAGCCTCCATGCTGCAGGACCCCAACGTGGACGCGGTGCTGGTGGGGCTTGATCCGCTTTCGCCCGCCATGCACACGCTGGCGCAGACATCCACACCCGCATATGCCCTTGATGACCCGCTGGGGATTGCACCGCGCATGGCTGCCCTTGCAGCGGAATCCGATAAACCTCTCGTGTGCGTTGCCGATGGCGGAGTGCTTTATGCCCCCTTGCGCAACACCCTGCATGCGGCAGGTGTACCCGTGTTCCCTGTCTGCGACAGAGCCGTGGACGCTCTGGCGCAGTACATTCAGGCCCGTCTGCAAATGGAAAACATCCGCAGCAGGCAGCAGGCAACCACCGGAGTAACGTGCGTACGCGGTGCCTGTCACAGCAAGAACGTAAAGAGCGAAGCTGAACAATAG
- a CDS encoding ABC transporter ATP-binding protein, with protein MSPLYSLSGIRQRYAGRLALDLPSLSIEEGSIVGVAGPNGSGKSTLMRMLAFLEMPQEGQIRFDGTSVDASSGGSRAAMLRKHVTLLTQEPYLLRRTVAENVGYGLAVRGQRNSADAVRQALADVGLPAQEFMHRQWFELSGGEAQRVALAARIILRPKVLLMDEPTSSLDEESAERIRMASMRMRDAHGTTLVIVSHDREWLDSVTDTMVMLRNGHLAG; from the coding sequence ATGAGCCCGCTCTATTCTCTTTCAGGCATACGGCAGCGATACGCAGGGCGTCTTGCGCTGGACCTTCCGTCCCTTTCCATAGAGGAGGGGAGCATTGTCGGTGTGGCCGGTCCTAACGGCAGTGGCAAATCCACCCTCATGCGTATGCTGGCCTTTCTGGAAATGCCGCAGGAAGGACAAATCCGGTTTGACGGCACCTCGGTAGACGCATCCTCCGGAGGAAGCAGGGCCGCCATGTTGCGCAAGCACGTAACCCTGCTGACGCAGGAACCCTATCTGCTGCGGCGGACAGTGGCGGAAAACGTAGGGTACGGTCTTGCCGTGCGCGGGCAGCGCAATAGCGCCGATGCCGTGCGTCAGGCGCTGGCAGACGTAGGCCTGCCTGCACAGGAATTCATGCACAGGCAGTGGTTCGAACTTTCGGGCGGGGAAGCCCAGCGTGTTGCGCTTGCAGCCCGTATCATTCTGCGGCCCAAGGTGCTGCTGATGGACGAGCCGACCTCATCTCTGGATGAAGAATCTGCAGAGCGTATCCGCATGGCCTCCATGCGCATGCGTGATGCGCACGGCACCACGCTTGTCATTGTATCCCACGACCGTGAATGGCTCGATTCGGTGACAGACACCATGGTGATGCTGCGCAACGGGCACCTTGCGGGCTAG
- a CDS encoding IclR family transcriptional regulator: MSQQSIQRATQVLGLFTFERPSWRVSDVAKALNLAIGTAHGIISALEKADYIEQDPSTKEYHLGLKLLELGALQSATFSLNRKAASPISYLSRHTSTIGRVGVLTNDVVLTTMSTDHQEWHPSSYIGPTVPAFCTGIGRAILAYLPGEQVIAHLARVKLHAYTSKTLTDPVKLRQELAATRERGYSLVYGETLIHLDTIGAPVFGPEGKIVGAVSLSGAPSQFAEGDIVSLAPKLLDAAMEISTHMGYRPQPHFV, translated from the coding sequence ATGTCGCAGCAATCCATCCAGCGGGCGACACAGGTGCTCGGCCTCTTCACCTTTGAACGCCCCAGCTGGCGGGTAAGCGATGTGGCCAAAGCCCTGAATCTGGCCATCGGCACCGCCCACGGCATCATAAGCGCGCTTGAAAAAGCCGACTACATAGAACAGGACCCGTCCACCAAGGAATACCACCTCGGCCTGAAGTTGCTTGAACTGGGCGCGCTGCAGTCCGCCACGTTCTCGCTCAACCGCAAGGCAGCAAGCCCCATAAGCTATCTTTCGCGCCACACCTCCACCATCGGCCGCGTGGGTGTGCTGACCAACGACGTGGTGCTCACCACCATGAGCACCGACCATCAGGAATGGCATCCATCTTCCTACATCGGCCCCACGGTGCCTGCCTTCTGTACCGGCATCGGGCGCGCCATTCTCGCCTATCTGCCGGGCGAACAGGTCATTGCCCATCTGGCCCGCGTTAAACTGCACGCCTACACCTCCAAAACGCTCACCGATCCGGTCAAGCTGCGGCAGGAACTGGCGGCCACCAGGGAACGGGGCTATTCGCTGGTATACGGAGAAACGCTCATTCACCTGGATACCATCGGCGCGCCCGTCTTCGGCCCCGAGGGCAAGATAGTGGGCGCCGTCAGTCTGAGCGGTGCTCCCAGCCAGTTTGCCGAGGGCGACATAGTCTCCCTTGCTCCCAAACTGCTGGATGCCGCCATGGAAATATCAACCCACATGGGCTACCGCCCGCAACCCCACTTCGTATAG
- a CDS encoding ABC transporter permease yields MDFILEGIYKAFLLLLGGHEETWSAVYATVAVSSISICATVLLGAPLGFLLGYCSFPGRRAVRLVVDTLLSFPTVVIGLIVYGFISRSGPLGELGLLFTLQGIAVGQVMLGLPVVVAMVANAVENADERLEATLLTLGADSTQLLRTTLWEVRYHLMLATVAAYGRIVSEVGISMMVGGNIKWHTRTITTAIALETGKGEFAMGVALGLVLLIIAFGVNISVSGLKRRVAK; encoded by the coding sequence ATGGATTTCATTCTCGAGGGCATATACAAGGCCTTCCTGCTCCTGCTCGGCGGTCACGAGGAAACGTGGTCGGCTGTCTATGCAACGGTTGCCGTCTCCAGCATATCCATCTGTGCAACGGTGCTGCTCGGTGCTCCGCTCGGATTCCTGCTCGGTTATTGCAGTTTTCCGGGGCGGCGGGCCGTGCGTCTTGTGGTGGATACGCTACTTTCATTCCCCACCGTGGTCATCGGCCTCATCGTCTATGGCTTCATATCGCGCAGCGGCCCGCTGGGCGAGCTGGGGCTGCTGTTCACCCTGCAGGGCATTGCCGTAGGGCAGGTCATGCTGGGGTTACCCGTGGTTGTGGCCATGGTGGCCAACGCCGTGGAAAATGCAGATGAAAGGCTGGAGGCAACGCTGCTTACTCTGGGCGCGGACAGCACCCAGCTTTTGCGCACCACCTTGTGGGAGGTGCGGTATCACCTCATGCTTGCCACCGTTGCCGCTTACGGACGCATCGTGTCGGAAGTGGGCATATCCATGATGGTGGGGGGCAATATAAAATGGCATACGCGCACTATCACCACCGCCATTGCCCTTGAAACCGGCAAGGGTGAGTTTGCCATGGGCGTGGCTCTGGGGCTGGTGCTGCTGATCATCGCCTTTGGCGTGAATATTTCCGTTTCCGGACTCAAGCGGAGAGTTGCGAAATGA
- a CDS encoding substrate-binding domain-containing protein, with protein sequence MKKLITLLLFLVLALPAVAFAEKPVLMMSTTTSTDNTGLLDVLKPAFEAETGIELRWTAVGTGKALAMGQNCDVDVLLVHAPGAEKKFVADGYGVDRTQLMYNDFVIIGPAADPAKVKGMSVSDALKKIGQSGNIFCSRGDNSGTHKKELSLWKESGMAVPEKEAWYVQTGQGMLPTINVANEKNAYTMTDRGTFIKYEASHNGNPPIVILVEGDGALFNQYSAMAVNPKNCPNAKYDLAKKYIDWMASDATQKLIGDFKLMGKQLFTPNAGK encoded by the coding sequence ATGAAGAAGCTGATTACCTTGCTGCTTTTCCTGGTTCTGGCTCTGCCTGCGGTTGCCTTTGCGGAAAAACCGGTCCTCATGATGTCCACCACGACCAGCACCGACAATACCGGTCTGCTTGATGTGCTGAAGCCCGCGTTTGAAGCGGAAACCGGCATCGAACTGCGTTGGACCGCCGTTGGTACCGGCAAAGCCCTTGCAATGGGGCAGAACTGCGATGTTGACGTGCTGCTTGTGCATGCCCCCGGCGCAGAAAAGAAGTTTGTTGCAGACGGATACGGCGTGGACCGCACCCAGCTCATGTATAATGACTTTGTCATCATCGGCCCTGCTGCCGACCCTGCCAAGGTAAAGGGCATGTCCGTAAGCGATGCGCTGAAGAAGATCGGCCAGTCCGGCAACATCTTCTGCTCCCGCGGCGACAACTCCGGTACGCATAAGAAGGAACTTTCCCTGTGGAAGGAATCCGGCATGGCAGTGCCTGAAAAGGAAGCATGGTACGTTCAGACCGGTCAGGGCATGCTGCCCACCATTAACGTAGCCAATGAGAAGAATGCCTACACCATGACCGACCGTGGCACCTTCATCAAGTACGAGGCTTCCCACAACGGTAACCCGCCCATCGTGATTCTGGTGGAAGGCGACGGCGCTCTTTTCAACCAGTACAGCGCCATGGCCGTGAACCCCAAGAATTGCCCCAATGCCAAGTACGACCTCGCCAAGAAGTACATCGACTGGATGGCATCCGACGCCACCCAGAAGCTTATCGGCGACTTCAAGCTCATGGGCAAGCAGCTCTTCACCCCCAACGCGGGCAAGTAG
- a CDS encoding DUF1127 domain-containing protein, translating into MTMLIPQVNSLMNCIRRWMEACRKAGEQQRTMRELEALDDHILRDIGLSRDQLLRMKGGGAPVPERRKAGQCGNTRGAAGAGRSVPACSCRAAHEAGIALCRDE; encoded by the coding sequence ATGACGATGTTGATTCCACAGGTGAACAGCCTGATGAACTGTATCCGCAGATGGATGGAAGCCTGCCGCAAGGCCGGAGAACAGCAAAGAACCATGCGCGAGCTGGAGGCGCTGGATGACCATATCCTGCGGGATATAGGCCTTAGCCGCGATCAGTTGTTGCGGATGAAGGGGGGAGGCGCGCCGGTTCCGGAGCGGCGCAAGGCAGGGCAGTGCGGGAATACGCGCGGCGCTGCCGGAGCAGGCCGGTCCGTGCCTGCCTGCTCATGCCGTGCAGCACATGAAGCAGGCATTGCCCTGTGCCGGGACGAGTGA
- a CDS encoding ATP-binding protein translates to MLQSSPLPLLRRLLWNSTFRTATSVCLALTCLLVVIFSYTTAERITGLAIDGTEAYTREASAIFAEQATGIAIQRIVAQARIKASTVESKLSNAMGVATTLAESLSWSRESGTLESMSRDRESLRLKMLLKNHPDFAAVFTCWEPGMFDMLDRAYANKPGYDASGRFISNWIRLPDGSIISAPLKNFESEDKTPHGIRKGDFHLSVKETLAPNFTPLQPYMLGGSHVWLATASAPIIVNGHFSGSIGVGFQVDFMRKLMLSLKQELFGGAVESFIVSGTGHIAASTLENVPIGSHLSVLDTQWEAELAAVRKNTATASVKGDKLVIVIPLALAARNNTVGILITVPTSVITIEASMLQDTLSGEMEVMQRTLSDQRDTLILQQMGIGAVLLAVTALTILLLRSLGIQSKALRENEGRLKEILHNTSNLVIVTDLEEHVVFANPSLEHLIGLPPAQIHGRSVKELLPPQRSTLYAPATDQQNTISQQWEEHFLIQGTPFTFLTTKFPLHDITGKVYGTCSIAVDISERMRSEQRIMQMERYLTDIIDSMPSIIIGVDEVGIIRHWNTQAGDYFNKGRENAIGQALTTCIPALQEEWDNARRAIAANSQHTTERRKISTARGETPARIVIYPLMREGSAEAVIRIDDMTAQVRIEEIMIQTEKMMSVGGLAAGMAHEINNPLGVILQGAQNIERRLSPDLPGNIKAAEELGCDLASISGYMEHRKVSHMLRGIRDAGERAARIVQNMLNFARKSSTEHTPHNMEELVKRTVEMAQSDYDLKKRYDIKKVTIDTRHAGDLPPVPCISTEIEQVLLNLIKNAAQAMALSGTENPTINITSRREGDWAVLTVEDNGPGIPDEARKRVFEPFFTTKAPGKGTGLGLSVSYFIITENHEGSITADSIPGEGATFTIRLPLLPKQYPAA, encoded by the coding sequence ATGCTGCAGTCATCTCCCCTGCCATTACTTCGGAGATTACTCTGGAATTCCACTTTCCGCACAGCGACGAGTGTCTGCCTTGCACTCACCTGCCTGCTAGTCGTCATCTTTTCCTACACCACCGCTGAAAGAATAACCGGTCTGGCCATAGACGGTACCGAAGCGTATACCCGTGAGGCTTCGGCCATTTTTGCCGAACAAGCCACCGGCATTGCCATACAGCGCATTGTGGCACAGGCACGCATCAAGGCCTCGACTGTGGAATCAAAGCTGAGCAATGCCATGGGCGTTGCGACCACCCTTGCAGAATCGCTCAGCTGGTCGCGTGAATCCGGTACGCTGGAAAGCATGAGCAGAGACAGAGAAAGCCTGCGACTCAAGATGCTGCTCAAAAACCACCCCGATTTTGCCGCTGTATTCACCTGCTGGGAACCAGGCATGTTCGACATGCTGGATCGGGCCTATGCAAACAAACCGGGGTATGATGCCTCCGGCCGGTTCATCAGCAACTGGATCCGCCTTCCCGACGGCTCCATCATTTCTGCACCGCTCAAGAATTTCGAATCGGAAGATAAAACGCCCCACGGCATCCGCAAAGGTGACTTTCATCTCTCTGTCAAGGAAACGCTTGCCCCTAACTTCACTCCCCTGCAGCCCTATATGCTCGGTGGCAGTCATGTCTGGCTTGCCACGGCTTCAGCCCCCATCATCGTCAATGGGCATTTCTCGGGCAGCATCGGCGTGGGCTTTCAGGTAGACTTCATGCGCAAGCTCATGCTCTCGCTCAAGCAGGAATTGTTCGGGGGAGCAGTTGAGTCCTTCATCGTATCCGGAACAGGCCACATAGCAGCCAGCACGCTTGAGAATGTTCCCATCGGTTCGCATCTCAGCGTACTCGACACACAATGGGAAGCAGAGCTTGCAGCGGTGCGCAAGAACACCGCTACGGCCTCGGTGAAGGGAGACAAGCTCGTCATCGTTATTCCGCTTGCTCTTGCGGCAAGGAATAACACTGTGGGCATTCTCATAACCGTGCCCACATCCGTCATCACCATCGAAGCCTCCATGCTTCAGGATACCCTGTCCGGCGAAATGGAGGTGATGCAGCGCACACTTTCCGACCAGCGAGACACCCTGATCCTGCAGCAAATGGGCATTGGCGCGGTTCTTCTTGCCGTTACCGCCCTTACCATTCTTCTGCTGCGAAGCCTTGGCATACAGAGCAAGGCACTGCGTGAAAACGAGGGCAGGCTGAAGGAGATACTCCACAACACAAGCAACCTCGTCATTGTTACCGACCTTGAAGAGCATGTGGTCTTTGCGAACCCCAGCCTTGAACATCTGATAGGCCTTCCGCCCGCACAAATTCATGGCAGATCCGTCAAGGAACTGCTGCCTCCGCAACGCTCCACCCTGTATGCCCCCGCAACTGACCAGCAAAACACCATATCGCAGCAGTGGGAAGAACATTTCCTTATACAAGGAACCCCCTTCACCTTTCTCACGACAAAATTTCCACTGCACGACATCACAGGCAAGGTCTACGGCACCTGCTCCATCGCCGTGGACATTTCGGAAAGGATGCGGTCAGAGCAGCGCATCATGCAGATGGAGCGTTATCTCACCGACATCATAGACTCCATGCCCTCCATCATCATCGGCGTGGACGAAGTGGGCATCATCCGCCACTGGAACACGCAGGCCGGGGACTATTTCAACAAGGGCAGAGAGAACGCAATCGGGCAGGCGCTGACAACATGCATTCCCGCCCTGCAGGAAGAGTGGGACAATGCCCGCCGCGCCATAGCCGCTAACTCGCAGCACACCACGGAACGGCGCAAAATCTCCACGGCCAGAGGCGAGACTCCTGCCCGCATCGTCATCTACCCCCTGATGCGGGAAGGCAGCGCCGAGGCGGTTATCCGCATCGATGACATGACAGCACAGGTACGCATAGAAGAGATAATGATTCAGACCGAAAAGATGATGTCTGTAGGCGGGCTCGCCGCAGGCATGGCACACGAAATAAACAACCCGCTTGGGGTTATTCTGCAGGGGGCGCAGAACATAGAACGACGGCTTTCGCCGGATCTGCCCGGCAACATCAAGGCGGCAGAGGAGCTCGGCTGCGACCTTGCATCCATTTCAGGCTACATGGAACACCGCAAAGTCAGCCACATGCTGCGCGGCATCCGCGATGCCGGAGAGCGCGCCGCGCGCATTGTTCAGAACATGCTGAACTTTGCCCGCAAAAGCAGCACGGAGCACACACCCCACAATATGGAAGAGCTGGTGAAACGCACCGTGGAGATGGCCCAAAGCGACTATGACCTGAAAAAACGCTACGATATAAAGAAGGTGACCATAGATACCCGTCACGCGGGCGACCTGCCGCCCGTTCCCTGCATCAGCACCGAAATCGAGCAGGTGCTGCTCAACCTCATCAAGAATGCGGCGCAGGCCATGGCACTGAGCGGAACAGAAAATCCCACGATCAACATTACGTCACGAAGGGAAGGCGACTGGGCCGTTCTGACGGTGGAAGACAACGGCCCCGGCATACCGGACGAAGCGCGCAAGCGTGTCTTCGAGCCATTCTTCACCACCAAGGCTCCGGGAAAGGGAACCGGCCTCGGGCTATCCGTTTCCTACTTCATAATAACAGAAAACCATGAAGGCTCCATTACTGCCGACTCCATACCGGGAGAAGGAGCAACCTTCACCATACGCCTACCGCTTCTTCCGAAGCAGTATCCTGCAGCCTGA
- a CDS encoding nucleoside transporter C-terminal domain-containing protein has product MITLGTIRYYRYEPGELYGTVFNLITSPAHSGYDHRQGALMLGVAANSIVGMVEAPIITPYVRGMSRSELFTLMTSGMATISGTMLVLYASILNEFIAYLQMAGLPQGTLSPRSVTIMTYAMCGFANLGSLGILIGGLNALAPERKHDIVSLGMKSIMAGTLATCMTGAVAGLLC; this is encoded by the coding sequence TTGATAACGCTTGGCACCATACGATATTACCGTTATGAACCCGGCGAGTTATACGGCACCGTCTTCAACCTGATCACTTCGCCTGCACATTCCGGATACGACCACCGGCAAGGAGCGCTCATGCTGGGCGTTGCCGCCAACAGCATCGTCGGCATGGTCGAAGCACCCATCATCACGCCCTATGTGCGCGGCATGTCGCGCAGCGAACTCTTCACCCTCATGACCAGCGGCATGGCCACCATTTCCGGCACGATGTTGGTGCTGTATGCATCCATTCTCAACGAGTTCATCGCCTATCTTCAGATGGCGGGCCTGCCGCAGGGGACGCTTTCGCCCCGCTCGGTTACCATCATGACATACGCCATGTGCGGATTCGCCAACCTCGGCAGTCTGGGCATTCTCATCGGCGGGCTGAATGCGCTGGCGCCCGAACGCAAGCACGACATTGTATCTCTGGGCATGAAATCGATCATGGCCGGTACGCTTGCCACCTGCATGACGGGAGCCGTAGCGGGCCTGCTGTGCTGA
- the ppnP gene encoding pyrimidine/purine nucleoside phosphorylase: MSEFANVTVIKKANVYFDGKVTSRKIVFADGSFKTLGIMSPGEYKFDTRQAEVMEILQGTLHVLLPGETDWRTVQAGESFDVPADSNFRLVVESMVDYCCSYLD, translated from the coding sequence ATGTCCGAATTTGCCAATGTCACTGTGATCAAGAAGGCGAATGTGTACTTTGATGGAAAGGTGACCAGTCGCAAGATCGTGTTCGCGGACGGGTCGTTCAAGACGCTGGGAATAATGTCACCCGGTGAGTACAAGTTTGATACACGTCAGGCCGAGGTGATGGAAATTTTGCAGGGTACCCTGCATGTGCTGCTGCCCGGTGAGACCGATTGGCGCACTGTGCAGGCCGGTGAAAGCTTTGATGTGCCTGCCGATTCCAACTTCCGTCTGGTGGTGGAAAGTATGGTGGATTACTGTTGCTCGTATCTCGACTAG
- a CDS encoding LysR substrate-binding domain-containing protein gives MEIGTDLLRSFVAVAESLNFTRAAEAVHKTQSAVSQQIKKLEGDLGIQLFDRSGRVVRLTSVGDSFLPHARRILKAHDEAIAAVRTPELTGLVRVGTSDELAMRFFPTILKRFAEYYPAMQVEMRTDNGTELKRMVTEGELDFFVNTSTYTFPGTEIIAHTPLLWVSSAGHLVHQESPVPLAVYSQGCSYREHATEALNAAGLAYRIAYTSPSLASLHAAITVGAAVAALTPISLPPNARILGMQDGYPPLPMANIYVAKCENMNRGSNCFIKLACEIIRHEESLLATLPAPESCCSAA, from the coding sequence ATGGAAATAGGAACTGACCTGCTGCGCTCGTTCGTGGCTGTGGCCGAATCCCTGAACTTTACTCGGGCGGCTGAGGCCGTGCATAAGACCCAATCCGCCGTAAGCCAGCAGATAAAGAAGCTGGAAGGTGATCTGGGCATTCAGCTTTTCGACCGCAGCGGACGCGTGGTACGCCTGACCAGCGTGGGCGATTCCTTTCTGCCCCACGCACGGCGCATTCTCAAAGCGCACGATGAAGCCATAGCCGCCGTGCGCACACCGGAACTGACCGGACTCGTGCGGGTGGGTACCTCTGACGAACTTGCCATGCGGTTCTTTCCCACCATTCTCAAGCGCTTTGCCGAATACTATCCGGCCATGCAGGTAGAGATGCGCACGGACAACGGCACCGAACTCAAACGCATGGTCACGGAAGGCGAGCTGGACTTCTTCGTCAACACCTCCACCTACACGTTCCCGGGCACGGAGATTATTGCGCACACGCCCCTGCTGTGGGTTTCCTCTGCCGGACATCTCGTGCATCAGGAATCCCCCGTTCCGCTGGCGGTGTATTCGCAGGGATGTTCTTACAGAGAACACGCCACCGAGGCACTGAATGCCGCAGGGCTTGCCTATCGCATTGCATACACAAGCCCCTCACTCGCCAGCCTGCACGCCGCCATAACAGTGGGAGCCGCCGTGGCGGCGCTCACCCCCATTTCGCTGCCGCCCAACGCCCGCATCCTCGGGATGCAGGATGGATATCCGCCGCTGCCCATGGCCAATATTTATGTCGCCAAGTGCGAGAACATGAACCGCGGCTCAAACTGCTTCATCAAGCTGGCCTGCGAAATCATACGCCATGAGGAGTCCCTGCTGGCAACCCTGCCTGCCCCCGAATCCTGCTGTTCCGCAGCCTAG